A genome region from Sphingorhabdus sp. SMR4y includes the following:
- a CDS encoding VOC family protein has translation MTHDLQHGAILGGVAVVPDLQAALHDYRDILGMTLVEQGPLSATLADSWGCPNSAGAPMAIVQPASGADCHIRLVEQPGHPGFKPTTTYGWAAFELTVQDVFGWPDRLEGSGFDIVGPPKELAGLPYFVPMQVLGTGQEMVYLNEVRDNTPSSDLPQAQCLTDHIFIVILATPDRAATVQWYCDNLDLTEGDTYTLAYSMINDAFGKPADTLSDLTMVQKDRLPIVEVDDYPAEATARLHHDGMLPPGNALVSLAVDNLDKITVDWISPPRTSTAAPYNGRRSATTIGPAGELLELIEIG, from the coding sequence ATGACCCACGATCTGCAACATGGCGCGATACTGGGCGGCGTGGCCGTTGTGCCCGATCTGCAAGCGGCGCTGCACGACTATCGCGATATCCTCGGCATGACGCTTGTCGAACAGGGGCCGTTGTCCGCCACTCTGGCGGACAGCTGGGGCTGCCCGAACAGCGCCGGCGCGCCCATGGCGATAGTGCAGCCGGCCAGCGGGGCCGATTGCCATATCCGGCTTGTCGAACAGCCCGGTCATCCCGGATTCAAACCGACAACCACCTACGGCTGGGCGGCCTTCGAACTGACCGTGCAGGACGTGTTCGGCTGGCCGGACCGTCTCGAGGGCAGCGGCTTTGATATTGTCGGGCCGCCGAAGGAACTGGCGGGACTGCCCTATTTTGTGCCGATGCAGGTGCTGGGGACCGGACAGGAGATGGTCTATCTCAACGAGGTCCGGGACAATACGCCCTCGTCCGATCTGCCGCAGGCTCAATGCCTGACCGATCATATTTTCATCGTCATTCTGGCGACCCCGGATCGGGCCGCGACCGTGCAATGGTATTGCGACAATCTCGATCTGACCGAGGGCGATACCTATACGCTTGCCTACAGCATGATAAACGACGCCTTCGGAAAGCCGGCAGACACATTGTCCGACCTGACGATGGTGCAGAAAGATCGATTGCCGATTGTCGAGGTCGACGACTATCCCGCCGAAGCAACAGCGCGCCTCCACCACGACGGCATGTTGCCACCGGGCAATGCGCTGGTGAGTCTGGCCGTCGATAATCTCGACAAGATTACGGTCGACTGGATCAGCCCGCCGCGCACCTCCACCGCTGCGCCCTATAACGGACGCCGTTCAGCCACGACCATCGGCCCCGCCGGCGAATTGCTGGAGCTGATCGAGATCGGCTAG
- a CDS encoding carboxymuconolactone decarboxylase family protein codes for MTRIKPLSKAELPEETLAALNFSENLMGYVPNSVMTMAHWPELLLAFRGLVSVIYGDSAIDNGLKRMIGAVVSAAAGCRYCMAHSTLGARDVGVDEAKVQAVWEYQTSDLFSDAERAALDLAFAAGQVPNAATDDHFLVLDAHYDERQKTEIMAVIGMFGFLNRWNDTLVTGLEDKPFESASALFRTDQWQPGAHRST; via the coding sequence ATGACCCGTATCAAGCCCCTGTCGAAGGCAGAGCTTCCCGAGGAAACACTCGCGGCCCTGAACTTCTCGGAAAATCTGATGGGCTATGTGCCCAATTCGGTGATGACCATGGCCCACTGGCCGGAGCTGCTGCTTGCCTTTCGCGGTCTGGTCTCGGTCATCTATGGTGATAGCGCAATTGACAACGGTCTCAAGCGTATGATCGGGGCTGTTGTGAGCGCGGCTGCCGGCTGCCGCTATTGCATGGCGCATAGCACGCTTGGTGCTCGGGATGTCGGCGTCGACGAGGCCAAGGTGCAAGCCGTCTGGGAGTATCAGACCAGCGATCTGTTCAGCGACGCAGAACGCGCCGCGCTGGATCTGGCCTTTGCTGCCGGACAGGTACCCAATGCCGCGACCGACGACCATTTTCTGGTACTGGATGCGCATTATGACGAACGGCAAAAGACGGAGATCATGGCGGTGATCGGCATGTTCGGGTTTCTCAACCGCTGGAACGATACGCTGGTGACCGGCCTCGAGGACAAGCCTTTCGAATCCGCCAGCGCCTTGTTCCGCACCGACCAGTGGCAACCCGGCGCGCATCGCAGCACATGA
- a CDS encoding YciI family protein, with the protein MKTFAIYCTDNPDTAQKRIDARPAHFAHMEKMMEHFYVAGPLLDEQGETVGSMLVVKAESAAEARKYPEADPYYAAGIWADIRITEFIPAAGDWIGGKIW; encoded by the coding sequence ATGAAAACTTTCGCCATTTATTGCACCGACAATCCCGATACCGCGCAGAAAAGGATCGATGCGCGGCCGGCCCATTTTGCCCATATGGAAAAAATGATGGAGCATTTCTATGTCGCCGGTCCGCTGCTCGACGAGCAGGGCGAGACGGTCGGCTCGATGCTGGTCGTGAAAGCGGAATCGGCGGCCGAAGCGCGCAAATATCCGGAAGCCGATCCCTATTATGCCGCCGGCATCTGGGCCGATATCCGGATCACGGAATTCATTCCGGCGGCAGGCGACTGGATCGGTGGCAAAATCTGGTAG
- a CDS encoding alpha/beta fold hydrolase, which translates to MIGKGYSDGPFGQLHWRMLVPEQKVTRPDLYCLHPAPFSGLAFTTIMPFLASGRRVIAPDFPGHGGSDRFRPDPGIADYAEAMEAVMEDLSGTAPVDIMGFHSGNLVAAEMAAENSGRVRSLVLIDVPAFDPQARARLQPAVAGRFAITADLRCLEKPWDLGMTKRVDSQGIDRSFEMFTEQLRHGAAMNAAFHAAFTYDVEGRLPLLSRPALILATQSGLLEATRRAASLIPSARLVERLDIKRAVLDEAAEKTATEILHFLDEDIR; encoded by the coding sequence ATGATCGGCAAAGGCTATTCCGACGGCCCGTTCGGTCAGCTTCACTGGCGGATGCTGGTGCCGGAACAAAAGGTGACGCGGCCCGATCTCTATTGTTTGCACCCGGCGCCGTTCAGCGGCCTGGCCTTTACCACCATCATGCCGTTTCTCGCCTCGGGACGCCGCGTGATCGCACCTGATTTTCCCGGCCACGGCGGGTCGGACCGGTTCCGGCCGGATCCGGGAATTGCCGACTATGCAGAGGCTATGGAAGCGGTGATGGAGGATCTGTCCGGTACGGCGCCGGTCGACATCATGGGTTTCCACAGCGGCAATCTGGTGGCCGCCGAAATGGCGGCTGAAAACAGCGGCCGGGTCCGCAGTCTGGTGCTGATCGATGTTCCCGCTTTCGATCCGCAAGCGCGCGCGCGGTTGCAGCCCGCCGTCGCCGGCCGTTTTGCAATTACCGCCGATCTCCGCTGTCTGGAAAAGCCCTGGGATCTCGGGATGACCAAGCGGGTGGACAGTCAGGGCATTGACCGCAGTTTCGAAATGTTCACCGAACAATTGCGCCACGGGGCGGCGATGAATGCCGCTTTCCACGCCGCCTTCACTTATGATGTGGAAGGACGTTTGCCCCTGCTGTCCCGGCCCGCGCTGATCCTGGCGACGCAGTCCGGCTTGCTCGAAGCCACCCGCCGCGCCGCCAGCCTGATACCATCCGCCCGGCTTGTCGAAAGGCTCGACATCAAGCGTGCCGTGCTTGACGAGGCGGCGGAAAAAACGGCAACAGAAATACTCCACTTCCTGGATGAGGATATTCGATGA
- a CDS encoding MFS transporter: MRGDAAPGAVLPGSEDTGPPPAKPYPSSAAGWFLVVMLTIAYIFSFVDRYILGLLIEPIKAEFGLSDRSIGWLLSAFTLVYGFVGIFMGWLIDRGKRIWIVSIGVGLWSIATVATGTAKNFAQLFAARMGVGVGEATLSPATFSMIGDSFPAEKRGKPIAFYSSALPIGAGLASLLSGAIIAWTASGGTQSLPFFGALSPWRFTLILVGLPGLVFALFFLLMKEPARRPAAAAADVISGSGFGDALRYIWRNRLLYLGFLLLIGTMTTIAYSQGFLAPTFERTWGWSPQKYAFVNGVALLVIGPANMLLMGTISDWWTRKGVKDAALRLLFIGFLIMVPTASLPLFMPTAELAFAILCINTVGIGIVSAIGVTALLVITPAQVRGQIVAIYYLSISWFGSLGPIVVGELSSSVFGEDNIRFAVAAVPFIFGIIPFLMMPLTRRLYRAQMERLGDGAG, encoded by the coding sequence ATGCGTGGCGATGCGGCGCCCGGCGCTGTGCTTCCGGGATCGGAAGACACCGGACCACCGCCAGCGAAGCCCTATCCCAGCTCCGCCGCGGGCTGGTTCCTCGTCGTCATGCTCACCATCGCCTATATTTTTAGCTTTGTAGACCGCTATATTCTCGGCCTGCTGATCGAGCCGATCAAAGCGGAATTCGGTCTGTCCGACCGCTCCATCGGCTGGCTGCTCAGTGCCTTCACGCTGGTCTACGGTTTCGTCGGCATATTCATGGGATGGCTGATCGACCGCGGCAAGCGTATCTGGATCGTGTCGATCGGCGTTGGCCTCTGGTCGATTGCGACCGTGGCCACCGGCACGGCCAAGAATTTCGCGCAACTGTTTGCCGCCCGCATGGGCGTCGGTGTCGGCGAAGCGACCCTGAGCCCGGCGACATTCTCGATGATCGGCGACAGTTTTCCGGCGGAGAAACGCGGCAAGCCGATTGCCTTCTATTCCTCGGCCCTGCCGATCGGCGCCGGCCTGGCGTCCCTGCTCAGCGGTGCGATCATCGCATGGACGGCCTCGGGCGGAACGCAGTCGCTGCCGTTCTTCGGTGCCTTGTCGCCCTGGCGCTTCACCCTGATTCTGGTCGGCCTGCCCGGTCTGGTGTTTGCGCTGTTCTTCCTGCTGATGAAAGAACCCGCGCGGCGCCCGGCCGCTGCTGCCGCCGACGTGATCAGCGGTAGCGGCTTTGGTGACGCGCTCCGATATATCTGGCGCAACCGGCTTCTCTATCTCGGTTTCCTGCTGTTGATCGGCACGATGACCACCATTGCCTACAGTCAGGGATTTCTGGCGCCGACCTTCGAAAGAACCTGGGGCTGGTCACCGCAGAAATATGCGTTCGTCAACGGCGTTGCCTTGCTCGTTATCGGCCCCGCCAACATGCTTCTGATGGGCACGATTTCCGACTGGTGGACCCGCAAGGGCGTGAAGGATGCCGCCCTGCGATTGCTGTTCATCGGTTTTCTGATCATGGTGCCGACCGCCTCGCTTCCGCTGTTCATGCCGACCGCCGAGCTGGCGTTCGCGATCCTGTGCATCAATACCGTCGGCATCGGTATCGTATCCGCAATCGGGGTAACGGCCCTGCTGGTGATCACCCCGGCACAGGTGCGCGGGCAGATTGTCGCCATTTATTATCTCTCGATCAGTTGGTTCGGTTCGCTGGGACCGATTGTCGTCGGTGAATTGTCGAGCAGTGTTTTCGGCGAGGATAATATCCGCTTTGCCGTCGCTGCCGTGCCATTTATTTTCGGTATCATTCCGTTTCTGATGATGCCGCTGACCCGGCGCCTCTACCGCGCCCAGATGGAACGGCTGGGGGATGGTGCAGGATGA
- a CDS encoding VOC family protein — translation MTVEQAVRFQRANFVVADVDRALTFYRDVLGFELTFRKGHNPESYSIPVFAIPDGAELDFAILSLPGQPRIMALSGIGKITLEPAPHPRRSAIVLDVADPDKVMADSAALGLKVYEEGRLETHDGRIGREIGIVDFDDNLVVIYRIPDAQ, via the coding sequence ATGACCGTTGAGCAGGCAGTCCGGTTCCAGCGCGCAAATTTCGTGGTCGCGGATGTCGACAGGGCGCTGACCTTCTATCGCGACGTGCTGGGTTTCGAGCTAACCTTCCGCAAGGGGCACAATCCGGAGAGCTATTCGATACCCGTATTTGCAATCCCCGACGGTGCCGAGCTGGATTTCGCCATTCTCTCGCTGCCCGGCCAGCCGCGCATCATGGCGCTTTCCGGGATCGGGAAAATCACTCTTGAGCCGGCGCCGCATCCCCGGCGCAGCGCCATCGTGCTCGATGTTGCCGATCCCGACAAGGTCATGGCCGACAGCGCTGCACTGGGTCTGAAAGTATATGAAGAAGGCCGGCTGGAAACGCATGACGGGCGGATCGGCCGCGAGATCGGCATTGTCGATTTCGACGACAATCTGGTGGTCATCTACCGCATTCCGGACGCGCAGTGA
- a CDS encoding NADP-dependent oxidoreductase: MSDDGLEAFDSLSAGKRIDDDANYQWRVAARPVANVVPSDFRWTVTDIPEPRDGEVLLKTHYLGLAPVMRFYMQGTGAAGERALEPGDVIHGRGVAQIVKSRHPDWQEGEMVQGQLGWQTYKVSAMTAQEKFFKMPKNGLPAALGSGVLGMTGLSAHAGLFGCGDPVQGDRMLLSGAAGGVGSMVSQMAAHVVGCEVVGMAGGAEKCAFIRDHGCSQAIDYKSEDIEESLDALMPGGIDLYFDNVGGETLAACLDRLRMHSRIVLCGSISEYMREQPFGLVNYTRLRATESRMQGFFVYNHLHKWERVMDDLAGWIDDGRLQPVQDIEDGFQNMPRALANLYYGRNVGIQCCSVRGEPEHWN; the protein is encoded by the coding sequence GTGAGTGACGATGGTCTCGAGGCTTTCGACTCCCTGTCCGCAGGCAAGCGCATAGACGATGACGCCAATTACCAGTGGCGCGTTGCGGCGCGGCCGGTGGCCAATGTCGTGCCGTCCGACTTTCGATGGACGGTCACCGATATTCCCGAGCCACGGGATGGAGAGGTGCTGCTGAAAACGCATTATCTCGGACTCGCACCGGTCATGCGCTTCTACATGCAGGGCACCGGTGCAGCCGGTGAACGGGCGCTCGAACCGGGGGATGTGATCCACGGCCGCGGCGTTGCGCAAATCGTCAAGTCGCGCCATCCCGACTGGCAGGAAGGCGAAATGGTGCAAGGTCAACTGGGCTGGCAAACCTACAAGGTCTCGGCCATGACCGCCCAGGAGAAATTCTTTAAAATGCCGAAAAACGGACTGCCGGCGGCGCTGGGATCCGGGGTGCTGGGGATGACGGGACTGTCGGCCCATGCCGGGCTTTTTGGCTGTGGCGATCCGGTGCAGGGCGACCGGATGCTGCTGTCCGGTGCTGCCGGAGGCGTCGGTTCTATGGTCAGCCAGATGGCAGCCCATGTCGTTGGCTGCGAAGTTGTGGGCATGGCGGGAGGCGCGGAGAAATGCGCCTTCATCCGCGACCATGGCTGTTCGCAGGCGATTGACTATAAATCGGAAGATATCGAGGAGAGTCTTGACGCATTGATGCCCGGCGGCATCGATCTCTATTTTGACAATGTCGGTGGCGAGACCCTGGCAGCCTGTCTTGATCGGCTCCGCATGCACAGCCGTATCGTGCTGTGCGGATCGATCAGCGAATATATGCGCGAGCAGCCTTTCGGTCTCGTCAACTATACCCGGTTGCGGGCGACCGAAAGCCGGATGCAGGGCTTTTTTGTCTACAACCATCTGCACAAGTGGGAGCGGGTGATGGACGATCTGGCCGGGTGGATCGATGATGGCCGCCTGCAACCGGTGCAGGACATCGAGGACGGTTTCCAGAATATGCCGCGCGCGCTGGCCAATCTATATTATGGCCGGAATGTCGGCATCCAATGTTGTTCGGTTCGCGGTGAACCGGAGCATTGGAATTGA
- a CDS encoding VOC family protein, with protein sequence MTDIIKRTTLMVRDGDRASHWYQTVLGMTKWMDTPFTLTGTQLAAGKKGDRTRLIILKCEDDLIGMIGLLEWLDPKMNAPEELPEEIKFGAPVFVVASEDARGALERARTLGSRVHCEPREWTVTGADGKQKDMIGCSFWDLDGYFFEVNQVVKVHD encoded by the coding sequence ATGACTGATATTATCAAACGCACCACCCTGATGGTCCGTGACGGCGATAGGGCTTCGCACTGGTATCAAACCGTGCTCGGCATGACCAAGTGGATGGATACGCCCTTTACCCTGACCGGAACCCAGTTGGCGGCAGGCAAGAAGGGCGACCGGACCCGGCTGATCATTCTCAAGTGCGAGGATGACCTGATCGGGATGATCGGTCTGCTCGAATGGCTCGACCCGAAAATGAACGCGCCTGAAGAACTGCCCGAAGAGATCAAGTTCGGGGCTCCGGTGTTCGTGGTTGCTTCCGAAGATGCCAGAGGGGCGCTGGAACGGGCGCGGACGCTGGGTTCGCGGGTTCATTGCGAACCGCGCGAGTGGACCGTAACCGGGGCTGATGGCAAACAGAAGGATATGATCGGCTGCTCCTTCTGGGATCTGGACGGCTATTTTTTTGAAGTGAACCAGGTTGTGAAGGTTCACGATTAG
- a CDS encoding DUF1330 domain-containing protein, translating into MPAYMIVTANIKDRHAFISGYGAAAGALVERFGGKYVLRGPGAELLEGDFGDGASMVISEWPDKAAAKAFWDSPEYQEAKKLRANIAEVQVLLIESPKIND; encoded by the coding sequence ATGCCCGCCTATATGATCGTCACCGCCAATATCAAGGACAGGCACGCTTTTATCAGCGGCTATGGTGCCGCCGCGGGGGCTTTGGTCGAGAGATTCGGCGGCAAATATGTCTTGCGCGGCCCGGGCGCCGAGCTGCTGGAGGGCGATTTTGGTGATGGCGCGTCGATGGTAATTTCGGAATGGCCAGACAAGGCCGCTGCCAAGGCTTTCTGGGATAGTCCGGAATATCAGGAGGCGAAAAAGCTTCGCGCAAATATTGCCGAAGTGCAGGTCCTCCTGATCGAAAGCCCGAAAATCAATGACTGA
- a CDS encoding TonB-dependent receptor produces the protein MKISYKYLLMAAAATLPASAFAQPVSTEGVEDSNMIIVTARKVSENLQEVPTAVAVVTSESIDNLALNSVADISKTTAGLTFDDSLGRDANRPVIRGQANVLGSSGVAVFIDGIYFSGSVGDYNVDNIERIEVVKGPQSALYGRNTYSGAINIISKTSADRPTASVSADISEHDRYDVTANIRGPVTDSITAFASGRYFTNDGEYTNQYDGSKIGKQKSYSFSGGFAYNDGGPFTAQLRTYYNRTEDGQPAIFSTSASDNNCYFDNGSFYAGGGRYFCGTIKPAEINTDYTRQFANNGEDVGLDVKTFNASLKMEYELSDELTLTSLTGYNKVNSSLVTDGDYSPGSFQASTFATFPAGPVGIGIVNGGPVDFSFASAGETEDWSQELRLAYDGDRFDIMVGGYYFDQSDDTKDIRELPANANALALANSQARQAALCSPAAGCFFSFLTDPAGAGVVVVPRNQNNYDIRNWALFGAASFDLTETLTLSVEGRYAEEKVEQTTIARNAGDPPATPVSVGTTFKKFSPRVLLGWQATPDNLLYASFAQGQKPGGFNGVTAIQAGVPSYEAEDVDAFEIGSKNQFLDRALTVNFAAFHNTISGYQLTQNVQSPISVVSAVVNAGKARVIGMELEIVARPSDNLTFTANYALADSKFKSGFDENQGVLNDVLDDGLVNCSTGDEFPDEAGCQSLFGSIEGKKIPRAPVHQVFADVDYRMPLGSSDWTFFTGANISMVSTSFAQVHNLAETGGSAVADFRIGFENENFKIQGYVKNLTDEDSVAQILRYADGNDSFKRNFTAGLRPGRRFGVVLSAKY, from the coding sequence ATGAAAATTTCTTACAAATATTTGCTCATGGCTGCGGCGGCGACCCTGCCAGCATCCGCATTCGCGCAACCCGTATCCACCGAGGGTGTCGAAGATTCCAACATGATCATCGTGACGGCGCGCAAGGTTTCGGAAAATCTTCAGGAAGTGCCAACCGCCGTGGCCGTTGTCACCTCCGAATCGATTGACAATCTGGCGCTCAACAGTGTCGCCGACATATCGAAAACCACTGCTGGTCTGACCTTCGACGACAGCCTGGGCCGGGACGCCAACCGCCCGGTCATTCGCGGCCAGGCCAATGTTCTGGGATCATCGGGAGTCGCGGTCTTTATCGACGGCATCTATTTCAGCGGTTCGGTCGGCGATTATAATGTCGACAATATCGAACGCATCGAGGTCGTGAAGGGCCCGCAAAGCGCGCTCTACGGACGGAACACCTATTCCGGTGCAATCAATATCATTTCGAAAACCTCCGCGGACCGCCCGACCGCCAGCGTCTCGGCCGACATTTCGGAACATGATCGCTATGATGTCACGGCAAATATCCGGGGCCCTGTTACCGATTCGATCACCGCTTTCGCCTCGGGCCGCTATTTCACCAACGACGGTGAATATACGAACCAGTATGACGGCAGCAAGATCGGCAAGCAGAAATCCTACTCCTTTTCCGGCGGCTTTGCCTATAATGACGGCGGCCCCTTCACAGCCCAGCTCCGGACTTATTACAACCGCACGGAAGACGGACAACCGGCCATTTTCTCGACCAGCGCCAGCGACAATAATTGCTATTTCGACAATGGCAGTTTTTACGCCGGCGGCGGGCGCTATTTCTGCGGCACGATCAAACCGGCCGAGATCAACACCGACTATACGAGGCAGTTTGCCAATAATGGCGAAGATGTCGGGCTCGATGTCAAGACGTTCAACGCCAGTCTGAAAATGGAATATGAACTGTCGGACGAACTGACGCTGACCTCGCTGACCGGGTATAACAAGGTCAACAGCAGCCTGGTAACCGATGGCGACTATAGCCCGGGCAGCTTTCAGGCTTCGACCTTTGCGACCTTCCCGGCCGGTCCCGTCGGCATCGGTATCGTCAATGGCGGACCGGTCGATTTCTCCTTTGCCAGTGCAGGAGAAACCGAAGACTGGTCGCAGGAATTGCGGCTTGCCTATGATGGTGACCGGTTCGATATCATGGTCGGCGGCTATTATTTCGACCAGTCCGATGACACCAAGGATATTCGCGAACTCCCGGCCAATGCCAATGCGCTGGCTCTGGCCAATTCGCAAGCGCGCCAGGCAGCACTATGCTCTCCCGCTGCCGGCTGTTTCTTCAGCTTCCTGACCGATCCTGCCGGTGCCGGAGTTGTGGTGGTGCCACGCAACCAGAATAATTATGATATTCGCAACTGGGCGCTGTTCGGAGCGGCAAGCTTCGATCTCACCGAGACCCTGACCCTGAGCGTGGAAGGGCGCTATGCCGAAGAAAAAGTCGAGCAGACGACCATCGCCCGCAATGCAGGAGATCCGCCCGCCACACCGGTAAGCGTTGGTACGACCTTCAAGAAATTCTCGCCGCGCGTGCTGCTCGGCTGGCAGGCGACACCGGATAATCTGCTCTATGCCTCTTTCGCACAAGGCCAGAAACCCGGTGGCTTCAATGGTGTGACGGCGATTCAGGCCGGTGTCCCCTCCTATGAAGCAGAGGATGTCGACGCATTTGAAATCGGTTCGAAAAACCAGTTCCTCGACCGCGCCCTGACGGTCAATTTTGCTGCCTTCCACAACACGATCAGCGGCTACCAGCTGACCCAGAATGTGCAGTCACCGATCAGCGTGGTTTCCGCGGTGGTCAATGCGGGCAAGGCACGGGTCATCGGCATGGAGCTGGAAATTGTTGCCCGGCCCAGCGATAATCTTACCTTTACCGCCAATTACGCACTGGCCGACAGCAAGTTCAAGTCCGGCTTTGACGAGAATCAGGGCGTCTTGAACGACGTACTGGATGACGGACTGGTCAATTGCTCCACCGGAGACGAATTCCCCGATGAAGCCGGTTGCCAGTCACTGTTCGGTTCTATCGAGGGGAAGAAAATTCCCCGCGCGCCGGTCCACCAGGTCTTTGCCGATGTCGACTATCGGATGCCGTTGGGGTCAAGCGACTGGACCTTCTTTACCGGTGCCAATATCAGCATGGTCTCCACCAGCTTTGCCCAGGTTCACAATCTGGCCGAAACCGGCGGGTCCGCCGTTGCCGATTTCCGCATCGGTTTTGAAAACGAGAATTTCAAAATCCAGGGCTATGTCAAGAACCTGACAGATGAGGATTCCGTGGCGCAGATTCTCCGCTACGCCGACGGCAATGACTCCTTCAAGCGGAATTTCACCGCCGGCCTCCGCCCCGGTCGCCGCTTCGGTGTCGTGTTGTCCGCGAAATATTGA
- a CDS encoding class I SAM-dependent methyltransferase codes for MSKDSSPSGQQPEELKQEDWAGEMGLKWLASLSLFEEMIAPIGEALLARAGYQDGETVIDLGCGGGATTLAIADAVAPSGKVMGLDISPDLIAAAQERADKSGAGNIAFTCADAATVQLPDAPYDRLFSRFGSMFFADPVGAFTNLHGLVRKGGRIDLAVWGPPRDNLWMMEMMGVVRNHIEIPPAVPRAPGPFAFEDLEYLGEILDASGFTNVDIAAYEALQPVGGIGATPQKAVEFAFASMAVGRALADKGEAVIDAASKELASVFARHHVPGEGVMMQGKVWLVSATA; via the coding sequence ATGAGCAAGGACAGTAGCCCGTCGGGCCAGCAGCCGGAGGAATTGAAACAGGAAGACTGGGCCGGCGAAATGGGCCTCAAATGGCTGGCCAGCCTTTCGCTGTTCGAGGAAATGATTGCGCCGATAGGCGAAGCGCTGCTGGCGCGCGCCGGCTATCAGGATGGAGAGACGGTCATCGATCTCGGCTGCGGTGGCGGCGCCACGACGCTGGCGATTGCCGACGCGGTCGCCCCTTCCGGCAAGGTCATGGGCCTCGATATCTCGCCCGATCTGATAGCTGCCGCGCAGGAACGGGCGGACAAATCCGGTGCCGGAAATATCGCCTTCACCTGTGCCGACGCCGCCACGGTGCAATTGCCGGACGCGCCTTATGATCGCCTGTTCTCCCGCTTTGGCAGCATGTTTTTCGCAGATCCGGTCGGTGCCTTTACCAATTTGCACGGGCTGGTCCGCAAGGGCGGACGCATCGATCTGGCGGTATGGGGCCCACCGCGCGACAATCTCTGGATGATGGAGATGATGGGCGTCGTCAGAAATCATATCGAAATCCCGCCGGCAGTGCCGCGCGCGCCGGGGCCCTTTGCCTTTGAAGATCTCGAATATCTCGGCGAGATTCTGGATGCCAGTGGCTTCACAAATGTCGACATTGCCGCCTATGAAGCGCTTCAGCCGGTCGGCGGAATCGGTGCAACGCCGCAGAAGGCAGTGGAATTTGCCTTCGCTTCGATGGCCGTCGGTCGTGCGCTGGCCGACAAGGGCGAGGCGGTCATCGATGCGGCCAGCAAGGAGCTGGCTAGTGTTTTCGCCAGGCACCACGTCCCCGGCGAGGGTGTGATGATGCAGGGCAAGGTCTGGCTGGTATCGGCCACAGCGTAA
- a CDS encoding ArsR/SmtB family transcription factor: protein MTAIYESRDRAGAATEKLKIFAQPQRLMILSFLLRGERSVSEIDAATGIGQPALSQQLAALRQADVVKTRREGKQIWYDLADEASRLCVRTMEALLTDEPDPQQIMEAATKTGAPTRKTVTGTGTAGFAKIL, encoded by the coding sequence GTGACGGCGATTTACGAAAGCCGAGACCGCGCCGGTGCCGCGACCGAGAAGCTGAAAATCTTTGCCCAGCCGCAACGGCTGATGATATTGTCCTTTCTGTTGCGCGGCGAACGCAGCGTCAGTGAAATCGACGCCGCGACAGGCATCGGCCAGCCGGCGCTCAGCCAGCAGCTCGCGGCCCTCAGGCAAGCGGATGTCGTCAAGACCCGCCGCGAGGGCAAGCAGATCTGGTATGATCTTGCCGACGAGGCCTCGCGTCTCTGCGTGCGGACGATGGAGGCGCTGCTGACCGACGAACCGGATCCGCAGCAGATCATGGAGGCCGCGACAAAGACAGGTGCGCCGACCAGGAAGACCGTGACCGGAACGGGGACCGCCGGCTTCGCCAAAATTTTGTAG